A genomic stretch from Aedes albopictus strain Foshan chromosome 2, AalbF5, whole genome shotgun sequence includes:
- the LOC134287451 gene encoding uncharacterized protein LOC134287451, with amino-acid sequence MSCVVHECFASTVNGHLFEFPKEEDLKELWFQRVGIDESASARRNRKRLFVCQEHFDPSDYQVITVKSSKCDMRFILDKNVVPHRNLPSIEDAERYSFMIPRSDPLARPLKICALQQVMEETKGTEERDNISPERCISPLARPLISPKMTYSDENSEYP; translated from the exons ATGAGCTGTGTGGTGCACGAGTGCTTCGCCAGCACGGTAAATGGGCATCTTTTCGAGTTCCCGAAGGAAGAGGATTTGAAGGAGCTGTGGTTCCAGCGAGTGGGCATTGATGAATCCGCCTCAGCTCGGAGAAATCGGAAGCGTTTATTCGTTTGCCAAGAACATTTTGAT CCCTCTGATTACCAGGTGATTACTGTAAAGTCGTCGAAGTGCGATATGCGATTCATATTAGACAAAAATGTTGTCCCCCACAGAAATCTTCCATCCATTGAag ATGCTGAAAGGTACTCTTTCATGATCCCAAGGTCAGATCCATTAGCTCGTCCATTAAAAATATGTGCCTTACAACAAGTTATGGAAGAAACAAAAGGAACAGAAGAAAGAGATAATATTTCTCCGGAGAGATGCATATCACCTCTGGCGAGACCTTTGATATCACCTAAAATGACGTACTCCGATGAGAATTCTGAGTACCCCTGA